The nucleotide window AGCGCTGCACACCCTCAGCCCCGCCGACCTGGCCGCCCTCGCCGCACTGCCCGAGACCGCCCCCGACCCGAGCTCCCTCCTGGCCGGCGTCGTCGACTGCCTCCACACCCCGCCCGACCACCAGCCCCACCCAGCCGGCCCCACCGGCCCCACCAGCACGGAGGCCCCCAGCCCCACCCGGCCGGACGGCCCGCCCACCAGCCTGCTGGCCTCCGCCCTCCAAGCCCACCCCGCCATCCGGGACATCATCGAGGCCGCCCAGCAGGTCATCGCCCTGGACGACCTCGCCCTGCGCCTGCTCACCCCCGCCCAGCGCGAGGACCCCACCATGGCCCGCATGGCCCTGAGCACCCTGCTCGCCGCCCTGTCCGCCATCCGGGCGGGCCTGGAGGGCCAACCCGACCGCAGCGCCGTCAGTGTGGAGATCACCCTGTGGATCCGCGAGATCACGCGCATCGACCGGGCCCTATCCAGCCTGCCGGAGTTCCGGTGGGGCGATGACGAGGCCACCGCCTACACCACCGACCAGGACGCCCCCGCCCGCCCCGCCCTGTACTGCCGAGCCTGCGGGCGCTCCGGCTGGGGCATCACCCTGGCCCCCACCGGCCAAAGCGAGAAGGCCGACCACTCCACCGCCCGCCACGACCGCTTCCAGGGCTCCCCCCGCTTCCGCACCCTCCTGCACGCCCCCGGCGAGGAGGCCACCTACCTGGCCGCCCAGGCCGCCGGCGAGGAGCACCCCGAGGCGAGTGTGCCCGGCCTGCGCTGGTACTCCGTGGCCGACCGCGAGCTGCTCGCCCGCCGCCCCACCCACGAGGAGGAGGCCCGCGAAGGCCGCATCCTGCCCGTCCTGACCCTCACCGGCACCGATGCGGAGATCGCCGAGGGCTCCACCCGCGACCGCTGCCCCTCCTGCGAGAGCACCGACGTCATCCGCTTCCTCGGCTCCGCCGTCGCCACCCTGCTCTCGGTGAGCCTGACCACCCTGTTCGGCGACGAGCGCCTCGACGACGCCGAGAAGCGAGCCCTCGTCTTCACCGACTCCGTCCAGGACGCCGCCCACCGCGCCGGGTACGTCGATCAGCGCTCCCACACCATGAGCCTGCGCTCCGCCCTGCGCAGCGCCCTGACCACCCGGATGCCCCTGGAGGAGTGGGTGGATACGGCCATGGCCGCCGCGGAGGACGCCTTCGACCGCTACCGGCTCGTGCCCGCGGCCCTGACCCACCATCAGGGCTTCCAGCCCTACTGGGACGCCCGGGCCACCCGCGCCAAGAAGCGCTCCGCCACCACACGGGTGCGCCGCCGCCTGCTGTTCGACACCGCCCTGGAGGTGGGCCTGCAGACCACCTACGGTCGGACCCTGGAGGCCACCGGCTCCATCGCCGTCCACGTGGATGCCGGCGGCGCCCAGGACCTGGCCGCTATCGCCCACCAGGCCCTCGCCGGCCACGACGGCGGCCTGCTGCCCGCCTTCGCCCGCCTGCCCCAGCGGGACCTGCTGGCCTGGGCGCGCGGCACCCTGGAGCGCATGCGCCGCGACGGCGCCATCGACCACGAGTGGCTGACCCGCTACAAGAAGGAGGACAGCGCCCGCACCTGGATCTGGTACAAGCGCAAGCGCGAACAGGGCCAGCCCGCCTTCCCCTCCGGCCGCACCGCTCCCGCCTTCCCCCAGGTGGGAGGGCGGCCCAACCCTCGCTACAGCGCGGCTGTTCCCGTGGCCTCACCCCAGTCCTGGTACGCCACCTGGACGCGCAAGTGCCTGGGCATCAGCGCCCACCACGCCGCCCGCCTGGCCCCCGCCCTCCTGGAGGCCCTGGCCCAGGCGGGCATCCTGACCGCCACCGCCACCAGAAGCAAGGGGCGGGTCTACGCCATCCCCGCCGGCCGCGTCCTGGCCGCCCCACTGGGCTCCAACCAGCCGGGCCCCACCCACACGGACGCCGGCGATCCGGTCCCCACCGCCACGGGCGGGCTGCTGGTGTGCTCCACCTGCCACAGCCAGCTGCCCGTGGCACCCGCCATCGTCGCCCAGCTCGACGGCGCCCCCTGCCTGAGCGCCCCCTGCCACGGACGCCTGGAGGCCCAGCCCCACCCCCGGCACAGCTTCTACCGGGACCTGTACGCCGCGGGCCGGGCGCGGCGCGTCGACGCCCACGAGCACACCTCCCTGCTGGCGCCGCAGGAGCGCGAGCACGTCGAGACCGGCTTCAAGCGGGCCGCCCAGCGCCCCGGCGACCCCAACGTCCTGGTGGCCACCCCCACCCTGGAGATGGGCATCGACATCGGCGACCTGTCCACCGTCATGCTCGCCTCCCTGCCCGAGACCGTCGCCTCCTACATCCAGCGGGCCGGGCGGGCCGGGCGGCGCAACGGCTCAGCCCTCACCCTGGCCTACGTCCCCGGGTGGAGCAGCCAGCTGCCCCACTTGGCCGACCCCCTCCACCTGCTCAACGGCTCCGTGGCACCGCCCTCCACTTATCTTGGGGCCGAGGAGATCCTGCGCCGCCAGTTCCTCGCCTCGGTCATCGACCACATGGCCCGCCGCCAGGACCCCACCGTGCCCGGCACAGGTAGCCGGTCCCACAGGGCCAGCACCGCCCTGGGCTCCACCGCCGAGGGCTCCTTCATCGCCGCCCTCCTCGACCTCATCGAGCGCGACGGCACGGCCCTGGCCGCCGCCTTCACCGCCACCTTCCCTCACTCCACGCCGGGCCTGGGGCGCCTGGCCCCCTGGGTGAGGGACCGCGAGCAGGGGCCCGGCCTCATGCTCCACCGCGCCGCCGCCGAGCACCACCGCGAGGCCGAGGCACTGCACCACCAGATCACCCAGATCGAGGCCGCCCTCCCCGACCTCAAGACCACCGCCGAGATGCCGGGGGCCAGCGAGGAGGACACCCGGGCCTGGCGCTCCGCACAAGCCGCCCACACCGCCGCCATCAAGCGCGTGAAGGACCTGAACGAGGAGTACTGGATCTCGGCCCTGGAGCGCCGCGGGGTCCTGCCCAACTACGCCCTCATCGACGACTCCGTCCTGCTCGCGGCGCGCGTGTCCTGGCGCGATCCCGACTCCGATGAGGTGACCACCGAGCCCCACGACATCAACCGCCCCTCCCAGCGGGCCCTGGCGGAGCTGGCCCCCGGCGCCACCTTCTACGCCCACGGCATGGAGATGGGAGTCGACGGCATCGACGACTCCGATCTGTCCTTGAGCGCCCAGTGGTGGCTGTGCTGCGAGGCCTGCGGCTACGTCCACACCCACCCCGCCCAGGAGGCCGCCCCCACCCCTCCCCCGCACTGCCCCCGCTGCCTGAGCACCACCATCGCCGACATCGGGCGGGCCCGGCGCGTCATGCCCCTGACCCGCGTCTTCGCCGACGTCACCAAGGACGACGCCCGCATCGGGGATACCAGCGATGAGCGCATCCGTGCCCGCTTCGAGGTGCTGCCCCTGGCCGACTTCGACCCCGGGCGCATCCAGCGCCAGTGGAGCGCCCAGGGAACCGGCTTCGGGCTGGTGCGCTACCGCGGCCTCGCCCTGCGCTGGCTCAACACCGGACAGGCCACCAGCGGGCACAGCGTCGAGCGGATCGGGGGCAGGCCCCAGACCGGCCACGGCTTCCGCCTGTGCGAGGCCTGCGGCAAGCGCGACACCGACACCGGCACCAGCTCCCCGCGCGAGCACCGCCCCTGGTGCCGGTACCGCAACGACCCCGCCGAGCACGTCATCCAGCTCGGCCTCATGCGCGAGCTGCGCACCGAGGCCATCGCCCTCATCCTGCCGCTGGCCTTCGACGCCGACCATCCCGCCACCGCCTCCCTGGGCGCCGCCGTCCTCCTGGGCCTGGAGCTGGTCTCCGGCGGGGCGCCGGCCCACCTGGACATCACCACCGCGCCCCACCCCACCGAGGGCGGCGACCCCGGCGAGACCCGCCCCGCCCTCCTCCTGCACGACACCATCCCCGGAGGCACCGGCTACCTCACCGACCTGGAGGCCCCCAGCGCGCTCTGGAACCTCCTGGTGCGCGCCGCCCAGCACCTGGAGGCCTGCCCCTGCCGCCACACCAGCACCCACATGTGCCACCACTGCCTCCAGCCCTATGCGGGCACCACCGGCAGCGGGGTCTCGCGGGCCGCCGCCCTGCACGCCCTGCGCCAGATCCTGGGCCTGAGCGAGCAGGACACCATCGCCGACCTCAACCCCGGCCACCCCCAGTGGACAGTCCAGAACGCGCCCGTGGCCCACGGGGACGGCGAGAGCCCCCTGGAGGCCCGCTTCCGCGTCGAGTTGATCCGGCGCCTGGAGGCCAGCGCCTCAGTGAGAACCGTCCCGGACCGCTCCGGCGCCCCCGCCCTGGAGATCGACGGCGGCCGGTGGCGCATGCGCCCCCAAGTGGATGCCGCCGGATCACGGCCCGACTTCATGCTGGAGCCCTCCAGTGGAGCCGCGCTCGCCCCCACCGCGGGCGGGACTCCCATGATCGCCGTCTTCACTGACGGCTGGACCTACCACGCCAGCCACGAGCACAACCGCCTGGCCGAGGACGCCGACAAACGCGAGCGCCTGCGCTCCCAGGGCTACCGGGTGGTCAGCCTGGCCGCCGCAGACCTCGACGGCGCCTGGAACCCGCCGTGGCTGGCAGACCCGGCCGTCACCATGCTCAAGAACGGCGCTGTGGGGGCCGCCAAGGCGGGGTCCGTGACCGACCAGAGCGTCGAGGTCTGGCGGGGCGGGCCCATGGCCCTCCTGGAGGACATGATCCTGGGCCTCGGCACGGCCGGCGGCAGCCCCCACGGGCACGGCACTGGCGCGCTGGGCGCACTGGCCGACAGCGCCTGGGGGCCGCTCATGGTGGGAGCCTCCCTCGGGGCCCTGTCCTATCAGCCCTTCCGCCCCGGCAGCTTCGACGCACTGGGGCAGGCCGCCGCATGCCTGCGCCCGGGGCTCGCACTGCCCGAGACCGCTGACACCGGTGCCGGCTCCAGTCCTGGTTCCATGGCCTCCGGATCGCTGTTCATCTGGCCCCACCTCGTCCTGGCAGTGCGCCTCAACGGGGCCTCGACCGCGCAGATGGCCCTGGTCCTCGACGACTCCGCCCAGGCCATCGAGGACCCCGCCCACCGCGAGGCCTGGCTCACCTGGCTGCGCCTGGGCAACCTGCTGCCCCTGGCCGACACCCCGGTGACGATCACCACCGCGGGCCGGGCCGTGGAGGAGCTGGAGGCCAGGGCCCGCTTCCTGCCCGTTGCCCTGGCCGACCCCGCCGCCGGCCCCCGGGAGAGCGCCCACGTGGCAGACGAGGTGGAGCAGGCTGCGGCGAGGGCCCCGGGGCGGGCTCACCGACCGGACCCCAGCGCCTCCCCCACCGCTGCTCCCCGCCCAGGCGGCACCCCCGCAGGCTCACGCGCTCCTGCCGGCCATGGCGCCCCTCCAGGTGCTCGCCCCGCACCAGGCCAGGAGTCCCCCGCGCAGGCCTTCCACCGGCTGGGCTGGGGAGCCGTCGACCGCGAGCTGACCGACGCCGGCGTCCTGGCCCTCCTGCCCCACCTGGCGGCGCAAGGAGTGGCCCACGAGGCCGATGGGCAGGAGCTCGAAGGAGGCATCATGGCGGACCTGTCCTGGGAGGGCGGGCGCGTCGTCGTCCTGGCCGAGGCCGGTCAGGACGACGCCGAGGCGCTGGAGCGGGCCGGCTGGCATGTGGTCATCGCCGGCCAGGACCCCGCCGCAGCCGCAGAGCAGGTCGCCGCGCTCCTGGGCGCGGGGGGAGACGGGACTGGCGGGCCCACCGGTCCCGGGCCCCAGTGAGAAGGAGGCCGCATGAGCATCCCGACCACCGCCGTCGCCGCCCCGGGAGGAGAGCGGCCCGGCAGCACAGGCAGCGCCAGAGGCTGCCAGGAGTGCCACCAGACGGACCGCCCCCACCGACCCACACCCGCCACCGCACCGCCCCTGCCGGGAAGGTATTCATGTCGGCGCTGCGTGGAAGACTGCTGAGGCAGGTAAGGAGACTGACATGCCCTCGATCGTCATGCCGAAGGCAGCACCCAAGGACGCCCAGGCCAAGGACCCCTCGATCAGGGCCAAACTGGGGCCCTTCCTCATCAAGCTCGCGGAGTCCGACGCCTCCTCGGGCCTGCACGTCGAGCCCATCGCCGGCACCGCGGACCCGCGCGTGCGCACCGCCCGCGTGGACAAGTTCTACCGGGCCGTCCTGTTCAAGATCGACCAGGGCGACGACCCCATCTACGTCCTGCACGGCATCTGGGCCCACGACGACGCCATCAAGGAGGCCAAGCGCGTAACCCTCAAGGTCAACCCGCGCAACGGCGCCACCGAGGTCACCCGCGTCTCGCAGGCCGTGCTCGACAGCCAGGAGGAGGTGGAGCGGGCGGAGCGCCAGGCCCGCGAGCGCCTGGCCGCCGCAGCGCGTCAGAGCCAGGAGATCAACGCCCAGGCCGCCCGTATCGAAGCCGACAACACCCGCACACGCACCCAGCTCAACCAGTCCGGCGGGCCTGGGGCCCCCTCAGCGGCCCCGCCCTTCACCGCAGCGCAGGGCGGGGCCGCTAGCCCCGCCGGCGCCGTCGAGGCCATCACTGTGGAGCCGCGCGACCCCCGGCCCCACTGGCCCGCGGGGCTGAGCGCGAAGGTGCTCCATGAGGAGCTGGGGCTCGATCTCCCCCTGGCTGCGGCCGCCCTGGCTGCTGAGCGGGAGTCCCAGCTGCTCGACCTCGCTGCCACCGCCGAGGTCCCCTGGCACGGTGATGCCCTGCTGTCCCTGGCCACGGGCGCCACCCTGGAGGAGGTGCGCGAGGACTACGAGCTGATCCGCCCCCCAGAGCATCCCGCCAGCCAGCCCGACGAGGACGCCGCCCTCGTGGCGGGCCTGCGCACCAGGGCCGCGCGCTCCACCTTCACCTGGGTGGAGAGCGACGAGGACCTGCGGCGGGCCATCGAGGGGCTCAGCTTCCAGCAGTGGCAGCTCTTCCTCCACCCCAGC belongs to Actinomyces capricornis and includes:
- a CDS encoding DEAD/DEAH box helicase; this translates as MSSLLPSLQAERIRSAVVDYLSTTFALTDAESRSALADFLESPERGVFTGPFVRLRLPYQPSRATTTSDSPLDWVPPFPPYRHQEQAYQRLSTKRLTAERPRPQPTIITTGTGSGKTESFLHPILDHVLRARGQGITGIKALILYPMNALASDQAHRIAQLITTDPALAGVTAALYTGDTTGSADQRSRVTPQGLITDRYHIRHNPPDILLTNYKMLDQLLLRPEDQELWAASAHSLTYLVLDEFHTYDGAQGTDVAMLLRRLGLAIRAHLPADDPLQETYTTSPLGPLTPVATSATLGDDQDPTRILHFAHEVFGCQLDPSAVITETRTPLDQWAASHLQAAQAAGLQPRALHTLSPADLAALAALPETAPDPSSLLAGVVDCLHTPPDHQPHPAGPTGPTSTEAPSPTRPDGPPTSLLASALQAHPAIRDIIEAAQQVIALDDLALRLLTPAQREDPTMARMALSTLLAALSAIRAGLEGQPDRSAVSVEITLWIREITRIDRALSSLPEFRWGDDEATAYTTDQDAPARPALYCRACGRSGWGITLAPTGQSEKADHSTARHDRFQGSPRFRTLLHAPGEEATYLAAQAAGEEHPEASVPGLRWYSVADRELLARRPTHEEEAREGRILPVLTLTGTDAEIAEGSTRDRCPSCESTDVIRFLGSAVATLLSVSLTTLFGDERLDDAEKRALVFTDSVQDAAHRAGYVDQRSHTMSLRSALRSALTTRMPLEEWVDTAMAAAEDAFDRYRLVPAALTHHQGFQPYWDARATRAKKRSATTRVRRRLLFDTALEVGLQTTYGRTLEATGSIAVHVDAGGAQDLAAIAHQALAGHDGGLLPAFARLPQRDLLAWARGTLERMRRDGAIDHEWLTRYKKEDSARTWIWYKRKREQGQPAFPSGRTAPAFPQVGGRPNPRYSAAVPVASPQSWYATWTRKCLGISAHHAARLAPALLEALAQAGILTATATRSKGRVYAIPAGRVLAAPLGSNQPGPTHTDAGDPVPTATGGLLVCSTCHSQLPVAPAIVAQLDGAPCLSAPCHGRLEAQPHPRHSFYRDLYAAGRARRVDAHEHTSLLAPQEREHVETGFKRAAQRPGDPNVLVATPTLEMGIDIGDLSTVMLASLPETVASYIQRAGRAGRRNGSALTLAYVPGWSSQLPHLADPLHLLNGSVAPPSTYLGAEEILRRQFLASVIDHMARRQDPTVPGTGSRSHRASTALGSTAEGSFIAALLDLIERDGTALAAAFTATFPHSTPGLGRLAPWVRDREQGPGLMLHRAAAEHHREAEALHHQITQIEAALPDLKTTAEMPGASEEDTRAWRSAQAAHTAAIKRVKDLNEEYWISALERRGVLPNYALIDDSVLLAARVSWRDPDSDEVTTEPHDINRPSQRALAELAPGATFYAHGMEMGVDGIDDSDLSLSAQWWLCCEACGYVHTHPAQEAAPTPPPHCPRCLSTTIADIGRARRVMPLTRVFADVTKDDARIGDTSDERIRARFEVLPLADFDPGRIQRQWSAQGTGFGLVRYRGLALRWLNTGQATSGHSVERIGGRPQTGHGFRLCEACGKRDTDTGTSSPREHRPWCRYRNDPAEHVIQLGLMRELRTEAIALILPLAFDADHPATASLGAAVLLGLELVSGGAPAHLDITTAPHPTEGGDPGETRPALLLHDTIPGGTGYLTDLEAPSALWNLLVRAAQHLEACPCRHTSTHMCHHCLQPYAGTTGSGVSRAAALHALRQILGLSEQDTIADLNPGHPQWTVQNAPVAHGDGESPLEARFRVELIRRLEASASVRTVPDRSGAPALEIDGGRWRMRPQVDAAGSRPDFMLEPSSGAALAPTAGGTPMIAVFTDGWTYHASHEHNRLAEDADKRERLRSQGYRVVSLAAADLDGAWNPPWLADPAVTMLKNGAVGAAKAGSVTDQSVEVWRGGPMALLEDMILGLGTAGGSPHGHGTGALGALADSAWGPLMVGASLGALSYQPFRPGSFDALGQAAACLRPGLALPETADTGAGSSPGSMASGSLFIWPHLVLAVRLNGASTAQMALVLDDSAQAIEDPAHREAWLTWLRLGNLLPLADTPVTITTAGRAVEELEARARFLPVALADPAAGPRESAHVADEVEQAAARAPGRAHRPDPSASPTAAPRPGGTPAGSRAPAGHGAPPGARPAPGQESPAQAFHRLGWGAVDRELTDAGVLALLPHLAAQGVAHEADGQELEGGIMADLSWEGGRVVVLAEAGQDDAEALERAGWHVVIAGQDPAAAAEQVAALLGAGGDGTGGPTGPGPQ